The Panicum virgatum strain AP13 chromosome 5K, P.virgatum_v5, whole genome shotgun sequence genome has a window encoding:
- the LOC120708638 gene encoding protein HESO1-like isoform X2, with protein MIDSVHDNIVLDKCVKDILAVIKPAEDDRSKRLSTIQELENCIHSLASLTGAAVKPFGSFVSDLYSKSGDLDLSVQFGNGSNLLINKKKKQNVLREVRRALRGVAGYIQFIPRARVPVLQYVSNRYGISCDISINNFAGRIKSKIFYWVNTLDERFGDMVLLIKEWAKAQNINDPKSGSLNSYSLCLLVLFHFQTLEPPILPPLKEIYEGNIAEDITEVGSYNEQHLGELCITNIARFRLQNKRQRNESSLCHLLGTFFRKFANIHALPDNVISTYSGQIERIQDNPSWMTKSYHLFVEDPVERPDNAARAVSMKGLDRITSAFNDACGKFDSLEHIDRNELLALLCTPGVGSKLGGRVLANSGKIPQRTNQHTRTGGRTERDQRLQVSRFTGTRTVHKNPQVDSTTHQAAVQFRNHGHVTAVRQTAAAHLNRSAHLNRSQQNYTTVHQTASYQNHNHPQVYSARPQMAVPYQNHYQQVYGAGFQTEGPYPSHNQVYGTGFHTPRPYQSHNQVYQAGFQAAGTYQNQSQQGLTPGLQTSGLNQNQQRRKGYTSNHQANRHAVTTARYEPVRGQFNNGSIRDSRYQASNSAASQR; from the exons ATGATTGATTCTGTTCATGACAATATTGTGCTGGACAAATGTGTCAAGGACATCCTTGCAGTAATCAAACCAGCAGAGGATGATAGAAGCAAAAGACTATCCACAATTCAGGAGCTGGAAAATTGCATCCATTCTCTTGCATCCTTGACAG GTGCTGCTGTCAAACCTTTTGGGTCCTTTGTATCAGATCTTTACTCAAAATCGGGTGACTTAGATTTATCCGTTCAGTTCGGAAATGGTTCAAACCTCCTTATAAACAAGAAAAAGAAGCAGAATGTCTTGAGAGAAGTTAGGAGAGCTTTACGAG GTGTTGCTGGATATATTCAGTTCATTCCTCGTGCAAGAGTTCCGGTCCTTCAATATGTGAGCAACCGCTATGGCATCTCCTGTGATATATCAATCAACAACTTTGCTGGTCGAATTAAATCCAAAATCTTCTACTGGGTGAATACTTTAGATGAGCGGTTTGGTGATATGGTTTTGCTG ATCAAGGAATGGGCAAAAGCTCAAAACATTAATGATCCAAAGAGTGGGTCCCTCAACTCCTATTCCCTTTGCCTACTTGTCCTCTTTCATTTTCAG ACATTGGAGCCACCAATTCTACCACCTCTGAAGGAGATTTATGAAGGGAACATTGCAGAAGATATTACAG AAGTGGGATCATATAATGAGCAACATCTTGGTGAGCTTTGTAtcacgaacatagcaagatttAGACTCCAGAACAAGCGCCAAAGAAATGAAAGTTCTCTTTGTCATCTACTTGGGACTTTTTTTCGGAAG TTTGCTAATATCCATGCCCTTCCGGACAATGTCATATCTACTTACTCGGGCCAGATAGAGCGAATCCAGGACAACCCAAGCTGGATGACCAAATCTTACCATTTATTT GTTGAAGATCCAGTTGAGAGACCGGATAATGCAGCTAGAGCGGTTAGTATGAAAGGTCTTGACCGAATTACTAGTGCATTCAATGATGCTTGCGGCAAGTTTGACTCCCTTGAGCATATCGACCGGAATGAATTATTGGCGCTGTTGTGTACCCCTGGTGTTGGCTCGAAGCTTGGTGGGAGAGTCCTAGCTAACTCTGGAAAAATTCCACAAAGGACTAACCAGCATACCAGAACTGGAGGACGCACAGAGCGTGATCAACGTCTCCAGGTATCCAGGTTTACTGGAACCAGAACAGTTCACAAAAACCCACAGGTGGATAGTACAACGCACCAAGCAGCAGTACAATTTCGTAACCATGGACATGTTACTGCAGTACGGCAAACAGCGGCTGCACACCTGAATCGCAGTGCACACCTGAATCGCAGTCAGCAGAATTATACCACAGTACATCAGACGGCATCATACCAGAATCATAATCACCCACAGGTGTATTCTGCTCGGCCCCAAATGGCTGTACCTTACCAGAATCATTATCAGCAGGTTTATGGTGCAGGGTTTCAAACTGAAGGACCATACCCGAGTCATAATCAGGTTTATGGTACAGGATTCCATACACCAAGACCATACCAGAGTCATAATCAGGTCTACCAAGCAGGGTTCCAAGCAGCAGGAACATATCAGAACCAGAGCCAACAGGGGCTCACTCCAGGGCTCCAAACCTCAGGTCTGAACCAGAATCAGCAGCGGCGAAAGGGATACACATCGAATCATCAGGCTAATAGGCATGCTGTGACGACAGCGAGGTATGAGCCAGTTCGTGGACAGTTCAACAACGGATCAATACGAGACTCGCGATATCAAGCATCAAACAGTGCAGCTTCTCAAAGATAG
- the LOC120708638 gene encoding protein HESO1-like isoform X1, producing MGASDSTVRDFSMIDSVHDNIVLDKCVKDILAVIKPAEDDRSKRLSTIQELENCIHSLASLTGAAVKPFGSFVSDLYSKSGDLDLSVQFGNGSNLLINKKKKQNVLREVRRALRGVAGYIQFIPRARVPVLQYVSNRYGISCDISINNFAGRIKSKIFYWVNTLDERFGDMVLLIKEWAKAQNINDPKSGSLNSYSLCLLVLFHFQTLEPPILPPLKEIYEGNIAEDITEVGSYNEQHLGELCITNIARFRLQNKRQRNESSLCHLLGTFFRKFANIHALPDNVISTYSGQIERIQDNPSWMTKSYHLFVEDPVERPDNAARAVSMKGLDRITSAFNDACGKFDSLEHIDRNELLALLCTPGVGSKLGGRVLANSGKIPQRTNQHTRTGGRTERDQRLQVSRFTGTRTVHKNPQVDSTTHQAAVQFRNHGHVTAVRQTAAAHLNRSAHLNRSQQNYTTVHQTASYQNHNHPQVYSARPQMAVPYQNHYQQVYGAGFQTEGPYPSHNQVYGTGFHTPRPYQSHNQVYQAGFQAAGTYQNQSQQGLTPGLQTSGLNQNQQRRKGYTSNHQANRHAVTTARYEPVRGQFNNGSIRDSRYQASNSAASQR from the exons ATGGGAGCCAGTGACTCCACTGTCCGG GATTTCAGCATGATTGATTCTGTTCATGACAATATTGTGCTGGACAAATGTGTCAAGGACATCCTTGCAGTAATCAAACCAGCAGAGGATGATAGAAGCAAAAGACTATCCACAATTCAGGAGCTGGAAAATTGCATCCATTCTCTTGCATCCTTGACAG GTGCTGCTGTCAAACCTTTTGGGTCCTTTGTATCAGATCTTTACTCAAAATCGGGTGACTTAGATTTATCCGTTCAGTTCGGAAATGGTTCAAACCTCCTTATAAACAAGAAAAAGAAGCAGAATGTCTTGAGAGAAGTTAGGAGAGCTTTACGAG GTGTTGCTGGATATATTCAGTTCATTCCTCGTGCAAGAGTTCCGGTCCTTCAATATGTGAGCAACCGCTATGGCATCTCCTGTGATATATCAATCAACAACTTTGCTGGTCGAATTAAATCCAAAATCTTCTACTGGGTGAATACTTTAGATGAGCGGTTTGGTGATATGGTTTTGCTG ATCAAGGAATGGGCAAAAGCTCAAAACATTAATGATCCAAAGAGTGGGTCCCTCAACTCCTATTCCCTTTGCCTACTTGTCCTCTTTCATTTTCAG ACATTGGAGCCACCAATTCTACCACCTCTGAAGGAGATTTATGAAGGGAACATTGCAGAAGATATTACAG AAGTGGGATCATATAATGAGCAACATCTTGGTGAGCTTTGTAtcacgaacatagcaagatttAGACTCCAGAACAAGCGCCAAAGAAATGAAAGTTCTCTTTGTCATCTACTTGGGACTTTTTTTCGGAAG TTTGCTAATATCCATGCCCTTCCGGACAATGTCATATCTACTTACTCGGGCCAGATAGAGCGAATCCAGGACAACCCAAGCTGGATGACCAAATCTTACCATTTATTT GTTGAAGATCCAGTTGAGAGACCGGATAATGCAGCTAGAGCGGTTAGTATGAAAGGTCTTGACCGAATTACTAGTGCATTCAATGATGCTTGCGGCAAGTTTGACTCCCTTGAGCATATCGACCGGAATGAATTATTGGCGCTGTTGTGTACCCCTGGTGTTGGCTCGAAGCTTGGTGGGAGAGTCCTAGCTAACTCTGGAAAAATTCCACAAAGGACTAACCAGCATACCAGAACTGGAGGACGCACAGAGCGTGATCAACGTCTCCAGGTATCCAGGTTTACTGGAACCAGAACAGTTCACAAAAACCCACAGGTGGATAGTACAACGCACCAAGCAGCAGTACAATTTCGTAACCATGGACATGTTACTGCAGTACGGCAAACAGCGGCTGCACACCTGAATCGCAGTGCACACCTGAATCGCAGTCAGCAGAATTATACCACAGTACATCAGACGGCATCATACCAGAATCATAATCACCCACAGGTGTATTCTGCTCGGCCCCAAATGGCTGTACCTTACCAGAATCATTATCAGCAGGTTTATGGTGCAGGGTTTCAAACTGAAGGACCATACCCGAGTCATAATCAGGTTTATGGTACAGGATTCCATACACCAAGACCATACCAGAGTCATAATCAGGTCTACCAAGCAGGGTTCCAAGCAGCAGGAACATATCAGAACCAGAGCCAACAGGGGCTCACTCCAGGGCTCCAAACCTCAGGTCTGAACCAGAATCAGCAGCGGCGAAAGGGATACACATCGAATCATCAGGCTAATAGGCATGCTGTGACGACAGCGAGGTATGAGCCAGTTCGTGGACAGTTCAACAACGGATCAATACGAGACTCGCGATATCAAGCATCAAACAGTGCAGCTTCTCAAAGATAG